A single Nicotiana tabacum cultivar K326 chromosome 5, ASM71507v2, whole genome shotgun sequence DNA region contains:
- the LOC107769729 gene encoding epi-neemfruitin B 7-O-acetyltransferse L7AT-like: MERKIEIVSVELIKPLSPTPNHLRCFEFSILDQHVLTIPVPLALFYPSPHSDGGELYSYEQARSVHSSRLLLLKKSLSQTLARFYPFAGRIKYNLVECNDDGVPLYEAFAHNYQLEDVLRKPADVNKKFLPSTVEDGSLLLDSALYPLLVQVTFFECGGMAIGICASHKVADRATLCTLISAWSTIARGSPDNLVPEFVAAAKFLPPPIPHVPPKPIMPEVIIKVFFDKQRVTKFFAFDASTIASLKAKAVSDSVQAPTRVEVVSALIWKCAMVASGNEIRRLSQLVHNVNIRKRLVPPLPNHSVGNVVAISTSCKGENDGSDLLTLVTCIRKALSEMTSEFADKQNQEEAILTISYANAEFVAARFGGEIEIIHMSSLCGYQFYDVDFGWGRPSWVNPIKEIGINVVILMDSRDSSGVDTWICDNRLYMTKEG; encoded by the exons ATGGAAAGAAAGATCGAGATAGTTTCTGTTGAGCTCATTAAACCTCTTTCTCCTACTCCTAATCATCTTAGATGCTTCGAATTCTCTATTTTGGATCAACACGTATTAACCATACCTGTTCCCTTAGCTCTATTTTATCCTTCTCCTCATTCAGATGGTGGTGAGTTATACTCCTATGAGCAAGCAAGATCAGTCCATTCATCAAGATTACTTCTTTTGAAGAAATCTTTGTCTCAAACTCTTGCTCGCTTTTACCCTTTTGCTGGTCGAATTAAGTACAACTTAGTTGAATGCAACGACGACGGGGTGCCTTTGTACGAGGCTTTTGCTCATAACTATCAGTTGGAAGATGTTCTTAGAAAGCCTGCAGATGTCAATAAAAAGTTCCTCCCTAGTACTGTTGAAGATGGATCATTACTGCTTGATTCAGCCTTATATCCCCTGCTTGTTCAAGTCACTTTTTTTGAGTGTGGAGGTATGGCTATTGGTATATGTGCTTCTCATAAAGTTGCTGATCGTGCCACGTTGTGCACCCTCATCAGCGCCTGGTCAACAATTGCTCGAGGTAGCCCCGATAATCTGGTGCCAGAATTTGTTGCAGCTGCTAAATTCTTGCCACCACCTATTCCCCATGTTCCACCCAAGCCTATTATGCCTGAAGTAATAATCAAAGTCTTTTTTGATAAGCAGCGTGTCACTAAATTTTTTGCCTTTGATGCTTCTACTATAGCATCACTCAAGGCTAAGGCTGTCAGCGATTCAGTACAAGCACCTACTCGCGTTGAAGTAGTATCAGCTTTGATCTGGAAATGTGCTATGGTTGCTTCAGGGAATGAGATCAGAAGGTTATCTCAATTGGTGCACAATGTAAATATACGAAAGAGGTTAGTCCCTCCATTACCAAACCATAGTGTAGGAAATGTTGTTGCAATTAGCACATCGTGTAAAGGTGAGAATGATGGCTCTGATTTGCTCACTTTGGTCACTTGTATAAGGAAAGCATTATCAGAAATGACTTCAGAATTTGCGGATAAACAGAATCAAGAAGAGGCAATTTTGACCATATCCTATGCCAACGCAGAGTTTGTTGCAGCACGTTTTGGAGGCGagatagagataatacatatgaGTAGCTTGTGTGGCTACCAATTTTATGACGTTGATTTTGGCTGGGGAAGACCTTCATGGGTAAATCCAATTAAAGAGATCGGAATAAATGTTGTTATATTGATGGATTCAAGAGATAGCAGTGGAGTAGACACATGGATAtgtgataatag gttatatatgactaAGGAAGGCTAG